Below is a genomic region from Fundulus heteroclitus isolate FHET01 chromosome 5, MU-UCD_Fhet_4.1, whole genome shotgun sequence.
aaaaaaataaaaaaaatgtaatgatgaATTTAGATCCTGCACTGAACGATGTGACCTGTTCTTCCTCTCAGGATGACCAACGCCTGCCACAGGAAGTGCGTCCCGCCGCACTACAAGGAAGCCGAGCTGACGAAGGGCGAGTCGGTGTGCCTGGACCGCTGCGTGGCCAAATACCTGGACCTTCACGAGAGACTGGGACGCAAGCTCACAGAGCTGTCCGTGCAGGACGAGGAAATGATGAGGAAAGCCGCCGTGGGGAGCGGATAGAGACCCCGGCGTCTGTGTGCAGAATGCAGCGGGTTTGGgctgggggagggagggggggggggtagcatgTATGGGTTGgtaaattaaatgtgtttaaagtacTGAGGGTCCATCAGGATGAGCTCGGCCTCTTTCGCATCAGAGGACGGCACAGACTGCAGCACCGACGGCGGGACCTGCAGCTCCACAGGGCCTCTCTGGACCGGTTCCTTCCTCCAGGTTGGCCTGAAGGTCTCCCCTGCAGAGAACTGACTGCAAACAAGGACACGGGCTCACACTTCTGAGTTCGCTTCATGGCTCTCTTCCACCCGGCTTTGGCCCAGTTTACGAACCGAACTCAACCGCCTCAACATTTAGCTGCATCCGAAGTAAAAGCGTGAGGTTGTTATGGGACATCGTCCAGCTAGGTGTGTTTAAATGAAGTCTTTTTAATGTGGGCATGCAGACAGAGCCGGGCCAAGGTATAAGCAACTCAAGCTGCTGCCCAACGCCCTCCCAACCAGCAGGGGGGGCCCAAAGAAAGCTTATCTATATTAATCAGAATTTCAGATGTGGAATCGTACTTATTAAAAATGAGCCTAATGTTGAATTTGCCCTCAAAATTTCTGAATAAAGCTAAAAGATTCTTTGATTTATATATGAAGGTAAAAAGTAACAATTTGAAAGAACTAACAAATGCATTAGGTTAATTACTTATGTTAACAGTCTTAATTTAACAGTTTCTTTTGCTTGACGGTCATTACATGCACACTCATctgcaaatacatttcaatacaTAGTTGACGGTTTTTCTTGGACTTCATGGAAGCCCTAGGCTGTATTAAACAGCAGACCTGACTGCCAGACCCAATGAAGCAAACCTACATGATCTGTTTCTGAAATAATGGGGAATGGCTGCTCCTAGAGGGTCAACGTGATGATTTTAACTATGAATCATAACACTATGGGTCGTTAATATGCAAATATGCAAACTGGGACAATTTAAAAGCGACATTTTACATCCTAGCAAAAATTGGGCCCTTGAAGTGAGTCGTTCTGCTCACCATCGCCGCCTGCAGTAACCGTGTCGTTGAAGATGTTGGAACCAGATTAGGAAATAAAATGTCAGAATATTTGTGTCGGTGTCGTTGAGATGAAACGTTTTTACCGCGACGCCTCGCATCATTTACTGTTATTATCCTGATGGGCTGGTTCTGTGTTGTTCCTACAGATCAAATGGACTTTGCTCTGACTTTGTTTGTCTGTCGGTGGACGCCAGTGTGTGTGTCGCCGTTGATATTTGTCCATGTGCAAACTGttgtaactaaataaaaacGATGAGCCCAGTTTCCCTTCCCAGCAGCTGAATCTGTCCCCTGCTCGGCTCGGTCGAGATTTAAAAACCTCATCTGTGTCGgtgttttgatgaaaaactgGGAATTGTACATTATTTAGATTCATCGCGCATGGAGCGAGGCATTCCAGTCATccgtttctgtttgttttgattaGTGTGGCCTACAGCTTATAAAAGCAATTTATTTTGCTCAGAAAATTGGAACGTCACATCTGAGcgattttaaaaagattttgtcGACACCAGAGGTGCAGTTCTAGAATGgtacaaattaaaatctaattttttattctattggTCTAAAAAATATAGGACATTGGATCCCTCTATGTAATAATAATCAACAGATCCTGTTTCCTACAAAAGCTTgaactattttattttcttaaaatataatttttttagtttcagaaggaacatttttttttttttttttttttacaaatttttgcTGCCAAGTTCGACAAATTTGAACCTAAACCTTGGATCAGCGG
It encodes:
- the timm10 gene encoding mitochondrial import inner membrane translocase subunit Tim10; this encodes MDPMKAQQLAAELEVEMMADMYNRMTNACHRKCVPPHYKEAELTKGESVCLDRCVAKYLDLHERLGRKLTELSVQDEEMMRKAAVGSG